The following is a genomic window from Amaranthus tricolor cultivar Red isolate AtriRed21 chromosome 10, ASM2621246v1, whole genome shotgun sequence.
tgcctacttacaatattattAATACTTATCGAgaaactttatatttttttttagaccAGTTTAATTCTCACAtgaatttgtgaattttttaGTACAAATAGAGCGATAAAAATGTAGTAGTACTAAACGTGTAACAAGGGCCCTGTGATTTGAAAGTAAAGAAAAGAATTATCAGCAAAACAGTCAGAAAGTAACGAAAAATACAGCATCGTACCCATAGTTTAATTCACAAAGTGAACAATTAGAGTCCTACAAAAAGTAGAGTGTACTCTTTCCGTATCTAAGACTTGCACtaaacttaataaaataaatttctctttatattattaattttgtataaaaataactttgttccttatcattttaatattttaataatgtttatgatcttacatatctttcactaatttcattttaacaattttatatttcttatggtgCCTACatgtttttcactaactttaaaataatattttttattacttgtggttttcatattttttcactagctttcttttaataattttttaatgtttatgatctcactattaaaaatattcaattttttttaattctcatgaACATTCCTTGTGGGAACTTCATTAGGAACGAAGTGagtaatttaacaaaattattaataaattgatAAGATGTAATAAATTGTTTTGATATGattgaaagagaaaagaaacaaGAGAATTGTGTGGataataagaattaaaaaaaatagtgaaaatattatctaaaataaaaataaaagtattataaaattaaaaggacaaattaaaatagaaattgtaacaatttctGTACAAGGGTGGGACTAGGAATTAAAATTAGGATTTAGAGATGAATGAAAAGCAGTAGTAGAATAATCAAAGTAAAAATCGCGTCTCAACCATAACTTATTGTTGTGTCGGATCTCTTGAGTCTTAACTCATACAGCCCACTCccatttattatcaaatttaatttgttgtctGCAATAACACTGTTGTTGTAGTAGTAGACTGAAAAACTTTGTATACTCACTTGTTAAAATAGCTGCCGTCTAAGGAAATATTTAGGGAGGATACGTGGATAAAATATAAGGGTTTTAAACTATATTTATGTCAGTTAGGGCGGGCATAGTATGATTTTGGTAAATAGTAAGTGAATATAAGTATGAAAAGTCATATTCGTTATGGGTGGTGGGTATGAAGTTTTACCACTCGCCTCATATCTACCCTCCCAGCCTCATACCTAACCGCCCCACCCAATACCCACCCGCTTTGCTCTATAATTGTCCACCCTATATTTACAATATACtaatttctattaatttttaatatttttattaataactattgacaaaaagctaaaaatctttaatttattttattgcatTGTATGATTTAAACAAAATTAGATGTCCAATTAAATTTATAGGGATTCATGAGGTATATATATAACGTGGATTTGGAGTGAATGTAAAGTTGGTATAAGGTGGGCATGGGTTTGAACCCATACTCAGGTGGGCAAGCATGTGTATGAGAATGTTATCCGCCACGTGTAATGGGTAGGTAGTtggtatgaaaattttagatGGTTATGGATATGAGAGAAGGCATACCACATCCACTCATCTATTTTGACATCCCTACACTAATGagcatataaaaattatatgtattttttatcaCCAATTATCTATCAAAAACatacttatttaattatttatccaCTAATTAGTATTACTACTAGTATATGAAAAATATGATACATCAATCATACAAGCTTAGTCCATGAGTCCATTCTAATTATACGGCCCATTTGATGATATGTATAAAGTTTAATGGTGCCgctattatttgatttttgtgtAATATATAATAACGATAATTTCTAGAGAATAAAGAGAGTATCATTTTTACATCTGATATCTGTGCAATTTACCATTTTAAATGTGTTTAAAACCACCTCTGAAGAACACCTCTAACTCAGCTATCACAGAACATTATAATGGGCCTCAACCAAATGGTCCAATGAAGTTTAATCCACTTGACACGGCcacaataatgataaaaaaagacACTATATAACATAAAGATTTTAGTTTTCAACTGGTTAAGGTCGGACTCTTACATTCACTTAATAGAGTTAGGAAATAgacattttcttttaaattgtgaattttaattataaaattataaataaaagaattataaataaaactatCTCCAAACATAGCATTTTGAATTGTAGAAAATTTTGGTAGCAAAGAGTGCTATGGGTTTTGTATAGCAGATAAATGAATTGATTCAAAGCTAGTTTTTAGGAGACTCAAATCAATGTATTTGTTCCCTCTATTCTCTTTGATGTCCTTCTTTGCTTTTTGAACAAATTCCAACTCTTGTGTATgaaactaattatatataaaatcatttcataaaaaattataaacattttatgtaaagttttttataCCAAGATAAATCTAAGATAtcttatatgaatatattttaactagTAAATATCcatgaaaatcatatttaagtTTCTTTGTCCTTATTAAGTAGAATATTCTTGTGGAACATCAAATAGGTAGTGAATAAAGGGGTTTGAATCCCGTGGGCTGGATAATCCTTGATGGAACGTATTACGTAGTCATTTGTGGTGAAATTTGTATATAAAAACGTGTATtatgtctcatttattttatgcAAACTTACAAGAACCCTAAGAAATTAAGATACCTTTATCAGTCCAGACCTTAACTTGCACTCGTGATAAACTTACACACTATATTCAACCCCTTATGGAGTTTATTTCTATATTAATGCATATCGGTACCTCATTAACAATGTTTCAATGGATAAGATGTAATATACAACAATTTTTGCTAATAATTTGCATTCATTTAATCTTAAAGCTCAATTggctaacaataaaaataagtttcaaTAGGAATTTCTAATTCCTTGAAAGTTAAAACTTTTTGTCAAAAttctagaaaatattttttcttcttcAGTTGAACATTAAATATCGCAATATTAAATTTGCTgaattttttgcattttgtAGAAATTTCCGTTTTCAAAAAATcttcatgcttttatattagcCAAAAGAAATTTCAACCAATGAACCAAATAAGaaccaataaaataattaatttcatagaaattccaataaaatgaaaatgaagcaAACGATCTCTTGTCATTAACTTTTACTCCTATACATTCAAacagctttttaaagttttgttcaggcattttttttataacaaaacTTGCCTTACCTTGCTAATTAAAAGTCAAAGCAAATTATGTGCCAACTTTGGGTTGGTTGGTAGCtgcatataaatatttaagaaactaccaatatataataaatactccattattttttatttcttgtattctttttcccaaaataaaaattttataaagttattattattataaatcttTCTACATCAGGACATCTTTCCTtcatttttataactttttttcaaataaaatttacgaattttagtgtcaaattttgactatgatttctcatcgatttatatgaaaatacatattcatgtgagatctcgatttcaatatatattttctaaatattaactttttagaactTTAAGAACTCACAATTAAAACTATATTACTTTAAGTTTGTATTGGGATTTATGCAAAAAGTGAatcgaaaaaacaaataaaaacagagGAATATTACTTTACCTAAAATAACCTCATTTAACTAACacattttattaaaagaaaatattacaTATTCATAGTTTTATCccaaaaaataacttaattccCACTTTTTATGTGTATTCCTTTTAATAAATGTTAAAGAGACTTTTTTATCTAGTTGGGGTGTTTTAGCAATCAGCTTTTTATGgctttttgattgattttatgttttttattggtcaaatagccaaaaaaatatttaatgaattacttttaaaataaaaccaaaagttactcattataatttttttattgacttttaacCTGTTTTTAAGCTAActttaaatcaaaatcaaaagcatacaaaaaataatacttttttaaacttttctctcttcaaataaaatattattatccgGAAAAACTTTCAAATAATGAGTAAAGCACAACATAACATGTGTCTTTATTTACTTCCTGTTCCTCATCATTAGTTCATTACAGACCAAGGTCTATAAAAGGTGAATGTGGTTTATAAGTTGTAGGCTTTTAGGTAGTTGTAGGTTTCTCtttctttgaaaatttttctTGAGTTGagagactctttgaccgcactctcctctataggtatgagttgccgtcttttttccctccccagatcctgatcataattttctatgagcgggatacactgagtaTCATGATGACGAAACCAaggtcaataaaaaaataagttataagaaaaacaatttttttataaaaaaagttttaaaaaaaaacacatttaaGCCACCAAAAAAAATGCAATTCAATATTTCCTTAATTTGATCTCCTATTAATGTTGTCTAACATGTCCAGTATGTCCAATATGTCTAATGCATTGTATTTGTTGGAAGGACGTTCACTGGTTGGAAGCTGACTTTCGAGGGTCAGCACTAAATGCCTTTGTtttaataatctttttatttacaCACAATCACTTACTATAAATATGGTCTCAACCATTTCTCATCTTAATTCAATCCTTCACtcaattttttcttcttttcaaaaaaaaccttttaatttttttatatttaaatttcttttttttttgaaaatgggtaattttcaaaatcaacaaaaactaaaaatttttttgatgatatatatattttattcaaGTATACATAGTAAATGTAGATGTAATGGAGAAGAGAAAAATGAAAAGATAGCCAATTTTGTGTTTGGAGATTCAATAGTGGATGTTGGGAACAACAACTACATACTATCATTGTCAAAGGCAAATTATGTGCCAAATGGTATTGATTTTGGAATGCCAACAGGAAGATTCACCAATGGACGAACCATTGTTGATATTATTGGTAACAATCAACTTACGTTActctcaatataatttatataattttgagATTGCTCTCAATATTGACTTAAAAAATGCAATAGTATATTGTATGTTATTCTAACAATATGAGTTCCATTATATATACAAGTCTTTATTATGCAACATATTTTATTCTTCCTCCGTTCTGAGATACTTGTTATATTATGGTTATGggcattattcatcgttcaaacttattttatatattacggctaatgtgggagaaaaaatatagtcaagtgggatcttgtttgaattgtctgattcatattttcataatattgactttttataatttttttgatgtatataattcaatatataaatggtCAAAATAATATACTGAATTGcgtaaaaattcaaatatagcaagtaattTAAGTATAATGGAACAGAACAAATAAAACTTTGCATGGGTTTGTGTGAATACCCATGACTTATTTACAGTTTGTTGTAGACATGGTCTTCAATTTTTGCTCTTAATTAGTAGATTTGAAAgactactttttctttttttttttttcatttctcaaGACACACGTAATtgttactaatatatatatatatatatatatatatatatatatatatatatatatatatatatatatatatatatatatatatatatatatatatatatatatatgcgctccgattttaaattttacaatgatagattttaatttttgtgaaaattcTAGTCAAAGgaaataaatgatttttttctatataattatttaatttattatgtaaATTCAAAATATTCATAGAAGAGAGCACAACTAATATAAAGTAGTCATATATAATATGTTTTATATACCAACAAAGGTTATgatgtaaataattttattatgtaGACTTTTAATATTATAGCCGGTAAgagtttataatataaatacatgttttttgttcttttgaGTTTGACGCTTTAGCTATTTTTATCAGAGCTTTTTTAATCAAATGGGGCAAATTTTAAGCAACAGAAGGAGTATATATTCATcataattaatattgatatatTACGCAAATATTAAGTTGATGACTTTGCCTTTGAATCTGACTCTATTTTTAGGGCATGAGTTAGGGTTAGGGGCATTTCCTCCACCTTACTTGGCTCCGACCACAAAAGGAAGTGTGATTTTGCAAGGGGTTAATTATGCTTCCGGTGCTGGTGGCATTCTTAACGAGACTGGCGTGCTTTTTGTAAGACttcttttttagaaaaaaaatatgatgaaattttatattaaaccGTTGTATTATGATTAGATATATTCACATAAAGagttcaaatttaaaaaataaatatttaatatttaatataaatatttcacTTAATATAATTGAACTATTTAACCCgattttaatataattgaaCTATTTAACCCGAGTTTAATATAATTGAACTATTTAACCCGATTTAAAACTGGCTCATCTTCAGACCGTTTTAAATGagaatttaatatttttcctatattaattgtttttttttttttaataacccTACATTAATTACTTGATGTATATAAGACCTGTTCTTTTTATATCTGTTCATTTTTATGGTGGGATGCTAATTAAATATAGATGCACAATGATAGCTTCTTTATTGATTTGTCTATTTATCACAAATAAATATAGCCAAATTTCGTACGAACCACCTACAATTTATTGTCAAATTGGTAGTTATAATGTCAAGTCATCATTTTTGTCTttagaaattatttttcttaaaatttatgtaaagattggactaaaaaaacaataaaaacaataacttCAACGTTTTAGTCTCGGTCTCAGTACTATAAGATCAACtgattgaataaaaaaaataattgtaaaagatagtggttaaaaaaattatactccatTAGTTTCAAACAAAGAAAATTCATTGtactaattttcaaaatatattttctttttccatttatttaaATCATGTGCCCAAGCTAacgtaaatattttttttctttagtgTGTCTTTATTAATATTTGCGACTCATAAAtcctctttattttttaattttgttattttgagtATATCCACTTATTTAGATTAAAATGCACACTTTAGCTATAAACATCTTTTTACTACTCCTTTTCACATGTACACAATAAGTAGGAACCACCACAAAAAATGTTTACATGTACAAACAAAGAAGTGGACAACAACAAAAAGATGTCCGCAATACATGTGTCAAaaatcattacttaaaataaaattcccacAAATGTGATGAATTGGCCTAAAAAATAGATATTCGTAGTGAATCGGAggcaaaataatttttcctaaattataaCACTCAAACCTACACTCCTTACACCCCTCTAGTAAATTTTGTTACTAAAAGTGACAATTTTACGTCACACAGCATGTTAttgtcaataataaataacaattttaaaggTTATATCTTGTTGTTAATTTGGTATCAATTTTTGTTAGGGTGGAAGGTTAAATATGGATGCACAATTGGATAACTTTGCAAATACAAGGCAAGATATGGTTGACATGATAGGAGAAGAAGAAGCCATGAAAGTTCTTAACAAAGCATTGTATTCAGTGACAATGGGTTCAAATGATTTTATCAATAATTATTTAACTCCTGGATTTTCTAAGTTGGAGCAACACTTAGTCACTCCCCAAGCTTTCATTAATTCCATGATCGATAAATTTAGACTCCAACTTACGGTTAGTCATTTTTGTACCTCTCGTTTTTTGAATTTGtcctatttaataaaaaaattcttacaAGTATTTtcaaagggttttttttttttttttttttttttttttttttttgtcaattctACTATATCTATACAATTGATAAAGTCAATTTGGTAGATTTAATATTAACTTATCATACATGTGgctataaaattatttttcttaaattttgtgTGGCAAAATAAACTACAACAAATGCAATATTAAAgtttttatcttaatattataaAGTCGACTTGTTGAATCAAACAATTAATATGAGAGatgctttttattattttactacTTTATAACTTAGAAAATCAATTTAAATGATGATCAAGATTTATTCTCGGCCTTCGTCTATTCTTATTTATAGTCGCTTTGAgttcaaatatattattgtatatttttttaaaatttttttatgaaatgtgTGTAGATATAATTCAAATATGCTTTAAAACTGTGTAAATAAATAAGAACATAGAGTATACTGCGtaaattcatattattcatATTGTTCTTCACTCGTATGAGTAAAGTCATATTTGGCCCAACTCTTCCTTTTTAAGGTTTTCAAAGCACTAACCTTTGACTATTTCAACTAGGCTTGTGCAATGGGTCGTATAACCCCTGTTTGAGCCCAAATAAAAATTGGCCGAGTTAGGTTGAGcactatttaaaacataatggCTCTAACATAATGGGTCGTATAACTCGTTTATAGTTTTATTCTCTTGAATTTTAATCGAAATAAGCATGACTGATCGAGTAATATGTCCTATAATTTCATTACTTATTTTTGTCGATTATTAATCCTGaaactaataaataaagagtgttttattttatttatgtgatgTATTATTGATGATGAACAGAGGCTTTACAATATGGGGGCAAGGAAAATAGTAGTGGTAAATATAGGCCCAATTGGTTGCATACCCTACCAACGAGATATTAATCCAACGGCTGGAAATGATTGTGTTGCTTTCCCTAATCAACTTGCTCAAGCCTTTAATACTGAGCTTAAGACTCTTGTTAATCACCTACGCACCGATCTCCCGGATTCTATCTTCGTTTATGCCGATTCTTACCGTGTTTTTACTCATCTTCTCGACAATTACCAATCTTATGGTATGCACTTCTTTACTTCtatctcttttttaatttttatatgattttaactgacatcaaaattttataatagttggtttttaaatttgatataCTATCGATAAGTTTTGTTAAGTTATTGGGCTTTTACGTAATAAGACAACATATTTTATAAAGAAAGTTGACTACAAATAtaatttgttagagtatataacatattttggggctTCAATTATCAACTTAagattttggttgagttgattactTGACATGGTAACAGAAACCAGTGTGACAAGAGATCACGTGTTAAAGTATATTTAGCGCCAGGTACGAGAAGGACCTATGTCACATCCACAAATCTAGCCCAAAAGACTCTCGTGTAAGGGGTCGtactaaaatatataatatatcttggagcctcaatcatcagcttaagttttttgttaatttaattcCTTAACATAGTTCAATATGGGTCTAAATTGATGGCAAccttataatatgttatatgctCCATTATGAACCAtctactataataataaacaatctcAAGCGTGGGTTATTCTATtcaattatgaaaaataaatcatTGATTTTcatactaacaaaataaatatatacatcCTCTTACCCTATTTCTATTTCTATTTAGGTTTCTCCAACTTATTTGGcgcctttttttttaaaatgatccattattttttaaaatattgtcaaTAAATTTATCCTCTAATTATATGTCAttcacttctttttttttccatctatttgtactttttctttttatttataaataatcggTCGTTCTcctgagagactgtctctttaAGAGAAGGTCTCTTAAGCCTAACCCATTAAATCTTAATGTCCACTTATTGTATCCTtcatgcctacttatattatccttaatatctacttatattAATACCCATCGAAttagtacttaagtacttacagTATTCTAAAtccctacttataatatttttaatacctactgaaaaatttactctatattttcttttttagaccaacccaattaaaaataatcgtACAAAAATATTACACTAGAATAAAAGTGATATATGATAAGACAAGGagaatattatataaattaatttaaatagttaGTTTTTTCAAAAAGTCAATGACTAAAAAATTATTCATGGTAATATATGGtggttgttttttttattttttttttatgagaatTGAGTAAATTGACAAATACATGGTAGGTTTTGAGAATGGTGATTCAGCATGCTGTTATGGGAGTGGACGTTTTGGGGGATTAATACCGTGTGGACCAACATCAAAACTATGCTATGACAGATCAAAGTATGTGTTTTGGGATCCATATCATCCGTCTGATGCTGCTAATCTTGTTATTGCCAAACGTCTTATTGATGGAGATACTAATGATATTTCACCTATTAACTTCCGCCAACTTGTCAATTCTTGATCTTTATTTTAAAACCTTACATACATGTCATACGGAAAAAACTTAATTGGTAATCCGATCCGTAAATTATCTATta
Proteins encoded in this region:
- the LOC130825295 gene encoding GDSL esterase/lipase At4g16230-like — its product is MGNFQNQQKLKIFLMIYIFYSSIHSKCRCNGEEKNEKIANFVFGDSIVDVGNNNYILSLSKANYVPNGIDFGMPTGRFTNGRTIVDIIGHELGLGAFPPPYLAPTTKGSVILQGVNYASGAGGILNETGVLFGGRLNMDAQLDNFANTRQDMVDMIGEEEAMKVLNKALYSVTMGSNDFINNYLTPGFSKLEQHLVTPQAFINSMIDKFRLQLTRLYNMGARKIVVVNIGPIGCIPYQRDINPTAGNDCVAFPNQLAQAFNTELKTLVNHLRTDLPDSIFVYADSYRVFTHLLDNYQSYGFENGDSACCYGSGRFGGLIPCGPTSKLCYDRSKYVFWDPYHPSDAANLVIAKRLIDGDTNDISPINFRQLVNS